A stretch of Bordetella genomosp. 13 DNA encodes these proteins:
- a CDS encoding lyase family protein, with protein sequence MELMDGDTAGYSPEKFLPRVFLDTLLAHKAAAARANGSLGLLPDTVAQAIAQQAQALRVSRREDPGPSIWQSGCGLEFNRWANACIAQACAQRSGVSVMPEHVNWNQSTNDTFPTVLQLALLRAYRVQLDPACGLLQSRLRDSAARAGDSRVMGRTFLRDAKWMALGQVVGGWADLVHAHHDWLTQAAGPLASIPQGGYSLGNGDGVHRRFAAAYVASWNAAEGLECRSSAAPSNEIAGIRSLAAFASALGALASGIEKMAADMLLLCSGPEHGFADLGFQESAHDSTTLLGKSNPKQATTILMACAYVRGQSGMVVDLAARGQLALFTAFPLVAYALLDAVHVLAQQTRAFATGFVPHLHPLKPTMAALSASK encoded by the coding sequence ATGGAGTTGATGGATGGCGACACGGCGGGTTACTCGCCCGAGAAGTTTCTGCCTCGAGTTTTTCTGGACACGCTTCTGGCCCACAAGGCCGCGGCGGCGCGAGCGAACGGATCGCTGGGCCTGTTGCCCGACACCGTCGCCCAAGCCATTGCGCAGCAGGCGCAGGCACTGCGCGTCAGCCGCCGGGAAGACCCCGGTCCCTCCATCTGGCAATCCGGCTGCGGGCTCGAGTTCAACCGCTGGGCGAACGCCTGCATCGCCCAGGCCTGCGCGCAGCGCTCGGGCGTGTCGGTGATGCCCGAGCACGTCAACTGGAATCAGTCGACCAATGACACGTTCCCCACGGTGCTGCAGCTGGCGCTGCTGCGGGCCTACCGCGTCCAGCTGGATCCGGCCTGCGGTCTGCTGCAAAGCCGGCTTCGCGACAGCGCCGCACGCGCCGGAGACAGCCGCGTCATGGGCCGCACGTTCCTGCGCGATGCGAAGTGGATGGCCCTGGGCCAGGTCGTGGGCGGCTGGGCCGATCTCGTCCATGCGCACCACGACTGGCTGACGCAGGCCGCGGGTCCGTTGGCATCGATTCCGCAGGGTGGCTATTCTCTGGGCAATGGAGATGGCGTGCACCGGCGTTTCGCCGCAGCCTATGTCGCAAGCTGGAATGCCGCCGAAGGCCTCGAGTGCCGGTCCAGTGCGGCGCCCAGCAATGAGATCGCCGGCATACGCTCGCTGGCCGCCTTCGCCTCGGCGCTCGGCGCGCTTGCGTCCGGCATCGAGAAGATGGCCGCCGACATGCTTCTGCTGTGCTCCGGACCCGAGCACGGCTTTGCAGACCTGGGATTCCAGGAAAGCGCCCACGATTCGACGACGCTGCTGGGCAAGAGCAACCCGAAGCAGGCCACCACCATCCTGATGGCCTGCGCCTATGTCAGGGGGCAAAGCGGCATGGTGGTCGACCTGGCCGCGCGCGGGCAGCTCGCCTTGTTCACCGCGTTCCCGCTGGTAGCCTACGCGCTGCTCGACGCGGTGCATGTGCTCGCGCAGCAGACGCGTGCCTTCGCCACCGGGTTCGTCCCTCACCTTCATCCGCTGAAGCCGACGATGGCGGCACTCAGTGCATCGAAATAG
- a CDS encoding DUF2182 domain-containing protein gives MNHAANGAIAGRPRRRRAFLLVLSALIALAWLALWAWARSPYGRYLEHDDWTATGPAAFLCRAVPGGDVVVPLALYAAAWVLMTAAMMLPTILPLFDVFDRLAAARRDHGRLLALLVLGYMSVWAAFGVLGHAVHTALLAWFSTTPVLAWHGWLVGVGCIGLAGAFQFSPLKYRCLQQCRTPLSFVMQHWRGGLAARQAYLLGVHHGLFCVGCCWALMLVMYAVGMGSLGWMLALAAVMAIEKNLPWGRRISAPLGVALLGWAFVMAVEGMGGTP, from the coding sequence ATGAACCACGCCGCGAATGGCGCGATTGCGGGCAGGCCGCGTCGCCGCCGCGCCTTTCTGCTGGTCCTGTCCGCGCTGATTGCGCTGGCCTGGCTGGCGTTGTGGGCCTGGGCTCGCAGTCCGTACGGGCGCTATCTGGAACACGACGACTGGACGGCGACCGGACCGGCGGCGTTCCTGTGCCGCGCCGTGCCCGGCGGCGACGTGGTGGTGCCGCTGGCACTCTACGCGGCCGCATGGGTCCTGATGACGGCGGCCATGATGCTGCCGACCATACTGCCTCTGTTCGACGTCTTCGACCGGCTGGCGGCCGCACGTCGCGACCACGGCAGGCTGCTGGCATTGCTGGTGCTGGGCTACATGAGCGTGTGGGCCGCGTTCGGTGTGCTCGGTCATGCCGTGCACACGGCCTTGCTGGCCTGGTTTTCCACGACCCCCGTGCTGGCATGGCACGGCTGGCTGGTCGGCGTCGGGTGCATCGGGCTGGCTGGCGCGTTCCAGTTCAGCCCGCTGAAGTACCGGTGTCTGCAACAGTGCCGTACGCCGCTGAGCTTCGTGATGCAGCATTGGCGCGGCGGGCTGGCGGCGCGGCAGGCCTATCTGCTGGGCGTGCATCACGGACTGTTCTGCGTGGGCTGCTGCTGGGCGCTGATGCTGGTGATGTACGCGGTCGGCATGGGCAGCCTGGGATGGATGCTGGCACTGGCGGCCGTCATGGCGATCGAGAAGAACCTCCCCTGGGGCCGGCGCATCAGTGCCCCACTGGGCGTTGCACTGCTGGGATGGGCCTTCGTCATGGCGGTGGAAGGGATGGGCGGGACGCCATGA
- a CDS encoding ABC transporter substrate-binding protein yields the protein MSLTSHLKAAFAPEGCLRASINLGNPILARRDAQGDPCGVSVDLAHVFAQRLDVPLSLVVHDSAGDSVLTVSSGLADIGFFAIDPLRKDSLLFTAAYVLIEGSYLVRSDSRLAALPQVDQPGVRVVVGKGSAYDLYLTRTLRHASILRAPTSPAVVQTFLDEGAEVAAGVRQQLEADAIRHGGLRLLPGSFMTIRQAMAVHRRRGQEAAAELAEFVEDMKREGFVERALKRHGIDGARVAPPAKPGPA from the coding sequence ATGAGCTTGACGTCCCACCTGAAGGCAGCCTTTGCCCCCGAGGGCTGCCTGCGTGCCTCCATCAACCTGGGCAACCCCATCCTCGCACGGCGGGATGCGCAGGGCGATCCCTGCGGCGTGTCAGTGGATCTTGCCCACGTCTTCGCGCAGCGACTGGACGTGCCGTTATCCCTGGTGGTGCACGACAGCGCGGGAGACTCCGTCTTGACCGTGTCCAGCGGACTGGCGGACATCGGCTTCTTCGCGATCGACCCACTGCGGAAGGACAGCCTGCTGTTCACCGCTGCCTACGTGCTGATCGAAGGCTCTTATCTGGTCCGGTCGGATTCGCGCCTGGCCGCTCTGCCGCAAGTGGATCAGCCCGGCGTCCGGGTCGTCGTGGGCAAGGGCAGTGCCTACGATCTATACCTGACGCGGACGCTGAGACACGCGAGCATCCTTCGCGCACCCACCTCTCCCGCAGTGGTGCAGACCTTCCTCGATGAGGGCGCCGAGGTGGCCGCAGGCGTGCGCCAGCAGCTGGAGGCAGACGCCATCCGCCACGGCGGCCTGCGTCTGCTGCCCGGCAGTTTCATGACCATACGGCAGGCCATGGCCGTCCACCGCCGACGGGGGCAGGAGGCCGCCGCGGAGCTTGCGGAATTCGTCGAGGACATGAAACGCGAAGGATTCGTCGAACGTGCGCTGAAGCGCCACGGCATCGACGGCGCCAGGGTAGCCCCGCCCGCGAAACCCGGACCTGCATAG
- a CDS encoding Bug family tripartite tricarboxylate transporter substrate binding protein, protein MRPSIYSRCLLACLAIASAPIAAHAADWPTRPVSVVIPFPPGGTTDVIGRLIAQKLSQRLGQPFVVENRGGASGTIGTRQALVSAPDGHTVLVVTTTTFSTYPATHPKTPYQVERDAVAVINLAEVANVLMVHPSLKVKTLPELLDYARKHPRELDYGTPGAGSFAHLAMELLGAKAKAQLVHIPYKGAGPALNDAIGGQLKVLFDQVPTTLAQIQAGKLVPIAVTSPQESLPAVRTFEAQGLADYAPTIWYGLAVPAGTPPDIVARLNRETNAILADPDVKAQLQAQGATAKGGTAEAFAAQVRADYARWRDVAQAQNLQIDE, encoded by the coding sequence ATGCGACCTTCAATCTACTCCCGTTGTCTGCTGGCATGCCTTGCCATCGCCAGCGCACCCATCGCGGCGCACGCCGCGGACTGGCCCACTCGTCCGGTGTCGGTGGTAATTCCGTTTCCTCCTGGCGGTACCACGGACGTGATAGGGCGGCTGATCGCGCAGAAGCTGTCGCAGCGCCTGGGGCAGCCTTTCGTCGTGGAAAACCGGGGCGGCGCCTCGGGCACCATCGGCACGCGGCAGGCGCTGGTGTCGGCGCCGGACGGCCATACGGTGCTGGTGGTGACCACCACGACGTTCTCCACCTATCCCGCCACGCACCCCAAGACGCCTTATCAAGTCGAACGGGATGCGGTCGCGGTGATCAACCTGGCCGAAGTCGCGAACGTGCTGATGGTGCATCCCAGCCTGAAGGTCAAGACGCTGCCCGAACTGCTGGACTACGCCAGGAAGCATCCTCGCGAACTCGACTACGGCACGCCGGGCGCTGGCTCCTTCGCGCACCTGGCCATGGAGCTGCTGGGCGCGAAAGCAAAGGCGCAGCTGGTCCACATTCCGTACAAGGGCGCGGGTCCGGCCCTGAATGACGCCATAGGCGGCCAGCTGAAGGTGCTGTTCGACCAGGTGCCGACGACGCTGGCGCAGATCCAGGCAGGCAAGCTGGTGCCGATTGCCGTTACCAGTCCGCAAGAGAGCCTGCCTGCCGTGCGCACATTCGAGGCGCAGGGGCTGGCGGACTACGCCCCGACGATCTGGTATGGGCTGGCCGTTCCTGCCGGCACGCCGCCGGACATCGTGGCCCGCCTGAACCGCGAGACGAACGCCATTCTTGCCGACCCTGACGTCAAGGCGCAGCTGCAGGCGCAGGGCGCGACGGCCAAGGGCGGAACGGCCGAGGCGTTCGCGGCGCAGGTGCGCGCCGACTACGCCCGCTGGCGCGACGTGGCCCAGGCGCAGAATCTGCAGATCGACGAGTAG
- a CDS encoding alpha/beta fold hydrolase has protein sequence MKHTTSQDGHRIAYQATGKTDAHSPKIALIHSLAMDHTFWEPVAERLSSRAGIVAIDARGHGRSDKPPGPYDAPTMAQDLVAVLDTLAWDKVLVAGASMGGCIALQFAGSHPERCAGLGLIDTTAWYGDTAPRDWAARAQRARTEGLQALIEFQKSRWFSDDFLKQRPEVVDRCIEIFLRNDVDAFAATCHMLGQFDGRPLLPRIGVPTAVVVGEQDYAAPVAMAQALHEGIAGSSMTVLPDARHLTPLETPDVIANTLLGLLECRARDH, from the coding sequence ATGAAACACACTACTTCCCAGGACGGCCATCGCATTGCCTACCAGGCGACAGGCAAGACGGATGCGCACAGTCCCAAGATCGCCTTGATCCATTCCTTGGCCATGGACCATACCTTCTGGGAGCCGGTCGCCGAGCGGCTTTCCAGCCGCGCCGGCATCGTTGCGATCGATGCGCGAGGCCATGGACGTTCGGACAAGCCGCCCGGCCCTTATGACGCCCCGACCATGGCGCAAGACCTGGTAGCCGTCCTCGACACGCTGGCTTGGGACAAGGTGCTGGTCGCCGGCGCCTCCATGGGCGGCTGTATCGCCTTGCAGTTCGCCGGCAGCCATCCCGAACGATGCGCCGGCCTCGGCCTGATCGACACCACGGCGTGGTACGGCGACACCGCGCCGCGCGACTGGGCCGCGCGGGCCCAGCGCGCACGTACCGAGGGATTGCAGGCCTTGATCGAATTCCAGAAGTCGCGCTGGTTCAGCGACGACTTCCTCAAGCAACGGCCAGAGGTCGTGGACCGCTGCATCGAGATATTCCTGCGCAACGACGTCGACGCCTTTGCCGCCACCTGCCACATGCTGGGGCAGTTCGACGGGCGGCCGCTGTTGCCGCGGATCGGCGTCCCGACGGCGGTGGTGGTCGGCGAACAGGACTATGCCGCGCCCGTCGCCATGGCCCAGGCCCTGCACGAGGGCATCGCCGGCTCTTCAATGACCGTGCTGCCAGACGCCCGCCACCTCACGCCCCTGGAGACACCGGACGTCATCGCAAACACACTGCTCGGCCTGCTCGAATGCCGCGCCCGCGACCATTGA
- a CDS encoding RNA-binding protein, translated as MAALLLTHVHETTSDDEIKAFLNKYGLPSFDEIQRVPSTGGRPAVLLKFNDASAAALQTLVPRIHNVYWKERTITAMIMRESPGE; from the coding sequence ATGGCGGCATTGCTCCTCACCCACGTTCACGAAACCACCTCGGACGACGAGATCAAGGCGTTCCTGAACAAGTACGGCCTCCCGTCGTTCGACGAGATCCAGCGCGTTCCCAGCACTGGCGGGCGACCGGCAGTGCTGTTGAAATTCAACGACGCAAGCGCGGCGGCCTTGCAGACACTGGTGCCGCGCATCCACAACGTGTACTGGAAAGAGCGCACGATCACGGCGATGATCATGCGGGAGTCGCCGGGCGAATAG
- a CDS encoding FAD binding domain-containing protein yields MLPFEFVVPYSLEEALSLLSPDDPEVRPVGGATAIMLMMKAGVLSPSRLVSLRNIEARYSSTRINEKGELVIGGLARLKDLEHNSDVRRGWPMLTRALRTHSNVRVRAVATVGGNLAHADPHMDLPPVMAALGARITIAGARSGLRTVPADSFCTGYYETVLARDELIVGVTVPPQPSAGTYMKITTRAAHDWPALGLALVFDNEGGHVRRPSIMAGAATDRPTRLAAAQRVLEGVSVDDDEALERAGDAAAQEIDIVGDTHGSAAYKRHLLKVTLTRAVRLAANTARTAQ; encoded by the coding sequence ATGCTGCCCTTCGAATTCGTGGTGCCCTACTCCCTTGAAGAAGCCCTGAGCCTGCTGTCCCCCGACGACCCGGAAGTCCGGCCCGTCGGCGGTGCGACGGCCATCATGCTGATGATGAAGGCCGGGGTGCTGTCTCCCTCGCGGCTGGTCAGCCTGCGCAACATAGAAGCCCGCTACTCCAGCACGCGGATCAACGAAAAGGGTGAACTGGTTATCGGCGGCCTTGCGCGGCTGAAGGATCTCGAGCACAACTCGGACGTGCGCCGCGGCTGGCCGATGCTGACCCGCGCCCTGCGCACGCATTCCAACGTGCGGGTGCGTGCCGTGGCGACGGTGGGCGGCAACCTCGCGCACGCCGACCCCCACATGGACCTGCCGCCGGTAATGGCCGCGCTGGGCGCACGCATCACCATCGCCGGCGCCCGTAGCGGCCTGCGTACAGTACCCGCCGACAGCTTCTGCACGGGGTATTACGAGACCGTCCTGGCCCGCGATGAACTTATCGTCGGAGTCACCGTGCCGCCGCAGCCCTCGGCCGGCACGTACATGAAGATCACCACGCGGGCCGCGCACGACTGGCCCGCGCTCGGCCTGGCGCTGGTCTTCGACAACGAAGGCGGACATGTGCGCCGGCCCAGCATCATGGCCGGCGCAGCCACCGACCGCCCTACCCGTCTGGCGGCCGCGCAGCGGGTCCTGGAAGGCGTATCGGTCGACGACGACGAAGCGCTCGAACGCGCCGGCGACGCCGCCGCGCAAGAGATCGACATCGTCGGCGATACCCACGGATCCGCCGCGTACAAACGCCACCTGCTGAAAGTGACCCTGACCCGGGCAGTGCGCCTGGCTGCCAACACCGCCAGGACTGCGCAATGA
- a CDS encoding Bug family tripartite tricarboxylate transporter substrate binding protein codes for MKTRLALFLTFALACAPSFAQNYPERAVRVLVPFAPGGVVDIAARHLSEQLSQLWKQSVVVENRPGGNGFIATTAAARATPDGYTLLMAHTGEFSVNPAVFKSVPYDLDRDFIPVSLVTDTPLVLATKSDSKLNSVKDVIDRSKAAPGSLTFSSPGNGSFNHLAGEWFASSAGIKLMHVPYRGGSPAAAAVASGEVSLGVVAASSMDQFVKSGHVKVLAVMTKRHIPTRPEWPTLQDAGVPDVDAANWVGLLAPKGTPADVIAKLNRDVNTVLKGPKLVETFAMGGGEAVGSTSEEFRARIERDLNTNRTIVEKAGVTISQ; via the coding sequence ATGAAAACCAGGCTTGCCCTCTTCCTGACGTTCGCACTGGCTTGTGCGCCCTCCTTCGCCCAAAACTACCCCGAGCGCGCCGTACGGGTGCTCGTGCCGTTCGCCCCTGGCGGTGTGGTCGATATTGCGGCGCGACATCTCAGCGAACAGCTGTCCCAACTGTGGAAACAGTCGGTGGTCGTGGAGAACCGGCCCGGCGGCAATGGTTTCATCGCCACCACAGCCGCCGCGCGCGCGACACCGGACGGATATACGCTGCTGATGGCTCATACCGGCGAGTTCTCTGTGAATCCCGCCGTGTTCAAGTCGGTGCCTTACGACCTGGACCGCGATTTCATCCCGGTTTCGCTGGTTACCGATACGCCGCTGGTCCTGGCGACCAAAAGCGACTCCAAGCTCAATTCGGTGAAGGACGTGATCGATCGATCGAAGGCAGCCCCCGGTTCGCTGACCTTCTCCAGCCCCGGCAACGGCAGCTTCAACCACCTGGCTGGGGAATGGTTCGCCAGTAGCGCCGGGATCAAACTGATGCACGTCCCCTATCGCGGCGGCTCCCCCGCGGCCGCGGCCGTCGCCTCCGGCGAAGTCTCGCTAGGCGTGGTGGCGGCGTCCTCGATGGACCAGTTCGTGAAGTCGGGGCACGTCAAGGTTCTGGCGGTCATGACCAAACGCCACATCCCCACGCGTCCGGAGTGGCCCACCCTGCAGGATGCCGGCGTCCCCGACGTGGACGCCGCCAACTGGGTCGGCCTGCTCGCCCCCAAGGGCACCCCCGCCGACGTCATCGCCAAGCTCAACCGCGACGTCAATACCGTCCTGAAAGGGCCCAAACTGGTCGAGACTTTCGCGATGGGCGGCGGCGAGGCCGTGGGCTCGACCTCTGAAGAGTTTCGCGCTCGCATCGAGCGGGACTTGAACACCAACCGCACCATTGTCGAGAAAGCCGGCGTGACCATTTCGCAATGA
- a CDS encoding AraC family transcriptional regulator has translation MIDFDVVCNDRPHYGNGPHVHADDMLFVPLDGVFSVAADGRSAVITDGAMWYVPGRRAHHVEASNRQRHLCYYADMARLDSQGFSQPRCWSMSTILHDLMRLRRHFLPGRAVTIDLSREALDRMIIAEVCRIVAGTPVPLVSDETAAILSAVKAFIAQHLDEDLGCASLAERFRLKERTLARWFSTRERMSIGQYILETRLQEAARLLRTTALSIADIQGAVGFASAAHFAFAVRKRFGVSPSALRKNITKVINR, from the coding sequence ATGATCGATTTCGATGTGGTATGCAACGACCGTCCCCATTACGGCAATGGCCCGCACGTGCATGCCGACGACATGCTGTTCGTGCCGCTGGACGGCGTCTTTTCGGTTGCGGCCGATGGCCGTTCCGCCGTCATCACCGACGGCGCCATGTGGTACGTGCCCGGACGCCGGGCCCATCATGTCGAGGCCAGCAACCGGCAGCGGCACTTGTGCTACTACGCGGACATGGCTCGGCTGGATAGCCAGGGATTCTCACAGCCGCGCTGCTGGAGCATGAGCACGATCCTGCATGACCTGATGCGCCTGCGGCGCCATTTCCTGCCGGGTCGCGCGGTGACGATAGACCTGAGCCGCGAAGCGCTCGACCGCATGATCATCGCAGAAGTGTGCCGCATCGTCGCCGGCACGCCGGTGCCTCTGGTGTCCGACGAAACCGCGGCCATTCTGTCGGCGGTGAAGGCGTTCATCGCGCAGCACCTGGACGAGGACCTGGGCTGCGCCTCGTTGGCCGAACGATTCCGCCTGAAAGAGCGCACGCTGGCCCGCTGGTTCAGCACGCGCGAGCGCATGTCCATCGGCCAGTACATTCTCGAGACGCGGCTGCAAGAGGCGGCCCGGCTGCTGCGTACCACCGCCTTGTCCATTGCCGACATCCAGGGCGCGGTGGGGTTCGCATCCGCCGCGCATTTCGCCTTTGCCGTGCGCAAGCGTTTCGGCGTATCGCCTTCGGCGCTGCGCAAAAATATCACTAAAGTGATAAATCGATAG
- a CDS encoding PhzF family phenazine biosynthesis protein: MNREPETVVVNVFTEQGGGGNPCPIVLDATGMTEADMQAMAQRHGLECAFLFPTDGAAPYRLRYFVPTREMEMCGHATLGTGWLLRMRGLAAPTLITVQTLAGEVTIDMRAARIRIGQPGATVQPVEAGYIDDILRVLGIRPSDLATPLICNASTSRPKTIIHIASTDILNALAPRFDEMRDLCGRIGSTGLYPFAVSQDAAFTYEARQFPQSSGYLEDAATGIAATALFGALGHYGIDIPRGVTANVLQGRAMGRLSRMCVTMEDPRHDAPHASSTYWLSGEVTEQAP; the protein is encoded by the coding sequence ATGAATCGCGAACCCGAGACTGTGGTGGTGAACGTGTTCACCGAACAAGGGGGCGGCGGCAACCCGTGCCCCATCGTGCTTGATGCCACCGGAATGACGGAAGCGGACATGCAGGCCATGGCGCAGCGCCATGGCCTGGAGTGCGCCTTCCTGTTTCCCACCGATGGAGCGGCTCCGTACCGGCTGCGCTACTTCGTTCCCACGCGCGAGATGGAAATGTGCGGCCATGCCACGCTGGGCACGGGCTGGCTGCTGCGCATGCGCGGCCTGGCAGCGCCTACCCTCATCACTGTCCAGACGCTGGCGGGCGAGGTCACGATCGACATGCGCGCCGCGCGCATCCGGATCGGCCAACCCGGCGCCACCGTGCAGCCGGTGGAAGCCGGCTATATAGACGACATACTGCGCGTCCTGGGGATCAGGCCTTCCGATCTGGCCACACCCCTGATCTGCAACGCCTCCACCAGTCGGCCGAAGACCATCATCCATATCGCATCGACGGATATCCTGAACGCCCTGGCGCCGCGTTTCGACGAGATGCGCGACCTCTGCGGCCGCATCGGGTCCACGGGGCTTTATCCCTTCGCCGTGTCGCAAGACGCGGCCTTTACCTACGAGGCGCGACAGTTTCCCCAGTCCTCGGGCTACCTCGAAGACGCCGCCACCGGCATCGCGGCGACGGCGCTTTTCGGCGCCCTCGGGCATTACGGAATCGACATTCCGCGTGGCGTTACGGCCAACGTGCTGCAGGGACGCGCGATGGGACGCCTGTCGCGCATGTGCGTGACGATGGAAGATCCGCGGCACGACGCGCCGCACGCGTCGTCCACGTATTGGCTGAGCGGCGAGGTCACGGAGCAGGCGCCATAG
- a CDS encoding DUF1326 domain-containing protein, with the protein MSYHLEGRLLEVCNCNVLCPCWIGEDPDNGTCDTIVAWRIDKGTVDDVDVSGNTVAAVAHVPGNILEGNWKAAIYVDEHASDAQERSLLKVYTGQAGGPIADLAKLIGEVVSVERAPIRFTVEEGKGELEIGADYYARLEPYLGATGGQTTLTDTIFSTVPGAPVFVGKAPTYRSRNEALGINVDIKNHNALQSTFVFDG; encoded by the coding sequence ATGAGCTATCACCTGGAAGGCCGTCTGCTCGAGGTCTGCAACTGCAACGTCCTCTGCCCTTGCTGGATAGGCGAGGATCCCGATAACGGCACCTGCGACACCATCGTCGCATGGCGCATAGACAAAGGCACCGTGGACGACGTGGACGTCAGCGGCAACACCGTCGCCGCGGTGGCCCACGTGCCGGGCAACATCCTGGAAGGGAACTGGAAGGCCGCGATCTACGTTGATGAGCACGCCTCGGATGCGCAGGAGAGGTCTCTGCTGAAGGTCTACACGGGTCAGGCCGGCGGCCCCATCGCCGATCTGGCGAAATTGATCGGCGAAGTCGTGTCGGTCGAGCGCGCGCCCATCCGTTTCACCGTGGAAGAAGGCAAGGGAGAACTCGAGATCGGCGCGGACTACTACGCCCGGCTGGAGCCCTACCTGGGCGCCACAGGCGGACAGACCACGCTGACCGACACGATATTCTCCACCGTGCCGGGCGCTCCCGTGTTCGTCGGCAAGGCGCCCACCTACCGTTCGAGGAACGAAGCGCTGGGCATCAACGTGGACATCAAGAACCACAACGCCCTGCAAAGCACCTTCGTCTTCGACGGATGA